The stretch of DNA TTTGAATCGCGTGTTCTTTAGTGAATCAGGTTCGGTCTCGGTCGAGGTCGCTATGAAAATGGCGGCGCAGTATTGGCTGAACCGTGGTGTGCGCGGGCGGACGAAGTTTGTCAGTTTTTTGCATGCTTATCACGGCGACACAATCACAGCGATGTCGGTCTGCGATCCGGTGAACGGCATGCACGCGCACTTTCGCGGGTTTCTGCCGGAGCAATTCAACACCGACTTGCCGGTGGACGAGGAATCAACAGCGGCGCTCGATCGGTTGTTGGGCGAGCATCGCGACGAAATCGCTGCCGTGATACTCGAACCGATCGTCCAAGGGGCAGGGGGGATGCGATTCCATCCACCCGAAACGGTGACCACAATTCGCCGGTTGTGTGATGCGCATGATATGTTGTTGATCGCCGACGAAATTGCCACGGGCTTTGCGCGGACGGGGACGATGTTCGCCTGCGAGCAGGCCGACGTGGTGCCGGATATCATGTGCGTTTCTAAAGCACTCACCGGTGGCACAATGCCGATGGCGGCGACGGCGGCGACGGATCGTGTGTTCGAGGCATTTCTCTCCGACGATCCGGCGCATGCACTGATGCATGGTCCGACCTTTATGGCGAATCCGTTGGCGTGTGCGGCGGCGCATGCGTCGTTGGATTTGTTTGAGCGCGAGCCGCGACTTGAACAAGCACGGGCGATTGAAACAGCGATTGCTGAGCAATTGGCTCCCTGTCGAGAGTTGCCGGGCGTGGTTGATATCCGCGCGAAAGGCGCGATTGGGGTGATTCAGGTCGACCAGCTGCGGCACGTCGGTTGGCTGCGCGAGCGGTTTTTGGAAGAGGGCGTTTGGATCCGCCCATTCGGGGATGCGATTTATATCACACCGTCGCTGGTGATATCGCCAGAGGATTTAAGCACTTTGTGTGCGGCGATGGTGATGGTTGTTACGCAGTGGTCGGAGCTCGGGGAGTGAGGGTGGTGGGGGTTGGGGGAGACCTTCGCACAACAAGTGTTGGGGTTGAGGCTCGTTTGATTATGTGTGCACGTCTCACGCCTGTTCCCTCAAGCCTCATGCCTACGTTGGGAGACCTTCGGTCAGGGCTTGTGCGGGGTCGGGAGACCCGCGCACAACATCGCTGAAGACTTGCGCACAACAGTGTTGGAGACCCGTTGCGTTTGGTGGGTGGTTTGGGAAAATGCGGTTTGCAATGTTCTTCTGTTTCAAGTGATACCAGTCAGCCAGTTCCTATGTCATTCCCTGAACCACAATTGAAACAAGCGCGTTTGCATCTGCGGCGAGTTGATCCGGTGATGCGTTCGTTGATCGATGCGGTTGGGCCGCCGGTGTTGAAGTTGCGGCCGCAGCGGTTTCAGATGTTGGTGCGTTCGATCATTGCGCAGCAGATTTCGACCATGGCGGCGCGGAGTATTCGCCGGCGGTTTGATCAACTTGTTGGCCCCGGCACCACTACGGCGGAAAAGGTGGCGCGGCTTTCGCCTGCTGAAATGCGGACGGCGGGGATTTCGCTGCAGAAGGCGATGTACCTGCATGATTTGGCGGCCAAGGTGCTCGACGGTACGGTGCGATTGCGGACCGTGGGGCGGATGAGCGATGACGAGGTGATTGCCGAATTGGTGCAGGTCAAGGGGATCGGCATCTGGACGTCGCAGATGTTTTTGATGTTCTGCCTGGGGCGGCCGGATGTCTTTCCGCACGGCGATTTGGGAATTCGCAATGCGATGAAAAGTCTGTATCGTCTTGAGGATTTACCCGACCGGACGACCAGCGAAGAACTCTCCGCCCCCTGGCGACCGCATGCGACGATAGCCAGTTGGTACTTGTGGCGGAGTCACGACCTCAAAACAGGCGCAGCGGACGGGCCGGATATTTTTCCCTGTTAGCCGTAGGTCATGCTGTGCATGACGTTGCTTCGACGAATTTCTATCCCTTGCGCTTCGTCATGCACAGCATGACCTACGAATACTTTGCATTCTCGAAAAATCTGGGGAATAAAACGGCTTGTCGGTGGATCTTATTTAGCGTGGATGACATCCGGCCCCTTCTGGGCCGGCGGCCCCAATGCCTCAAAGGGATCACCATGCGCCGACACCTCTCCTTGCTCACGTTGACCGGTTGGTTGGTACTCCCTTTTTTAATGGGAGGCTGCAGCGAGCAAGTGCGGGAAGACCGTACGATCACGTTTTCCGACAACGGAAAGGCGGCCGGTTTCCAACATGGAGGCGAGGGGGTGTTTGTCACCAACTCGCAAACCGGTGCGTTGGAGAAAGTCTTCCAACCAGACGAATTCACGCTCGCGACCAGCACGCCGTTGTGGGCGCCCGACAATAAACGGATGTTGTTCACGACAGCCGTTGAGCGGCAAACCGACCCCGACGCGCCGCCTCCCGGTCCGGTCGCCGCCATTCCGTGGGACATCGCACCAGAAGGCCGCGCGTTTTTAAAACAGCCGATTCGTTACACCTGTTGGTTGCGCACGGAAACTGCCGATGCGGACACGTCGAAACCAGTCGCCTTGTTCGAGGCCGATTGCCTGCACACGGGATACGTCGCTGCAAATCTGGCAGTCCGTTGGCATCCCGGCGGGCAGAAGGTGTTGTACGTCAAACAGGTCGATGAACATCATCACGGAGTCTATGAATTTGACCTCGAAACCCGTGCGTCGCGGCGCGTCTTTCCGCATGCGGCTTCCGCGGTCATTTTTGATTATTCTCCTGATGGAAAATATCTCGTCTGTCTGGCGGCGGCGAATGAAGAACCACCGTCGCGGCATGGGATGTGGATCAGCGAAACCGACGGCGCGAATTGGTGGCGCGTGCCGCAGACTGCCATTGGAGAGGATCAAGATGGGTTGGTCTCGATTGAAAAACTCCGTGCCGCTCGCCCAGCTTGGTCCCGGCAAGCAGCGCAGTTTGCGTTTATCACCTCTTCGACGCCGGACGAAAACCAAACGGAGTATGTGCTGTACGTTGGCAACGCCGAGTCGCGTGAAGTGCGTCCCCTCCTGACCGACTCCAAACGACTGGCTCAATTGCATTGGGCGCCCGACGGTAAGCGATTGGGAATCGTGACTGGTGAGAAATCGCCCTCATTGCAGTTTGTTGCGTTGGACGGCACGCGATCAATGCCGATTAACGTCCGCCCGGTGCGAAAATTTGCTGGCTGGAATGCAGCGGGGGATCAATTGGCCTATGTTGCTCCAGAAGCATTCTCACGCACGCTGGGTGACAGCTATTGGGCGATGGCGTTTTTCCCTCAGCCGTTGGCGCGCGATGTGATCTATGTTGCTCCCGGGAATGGAAGCGCAACAGGCGATGCGGTCTTTTCCGGCATGCGGGTCACGTTTCCGCATTGGTCGCCGACCGAAGAAAAACTTTCGGTGTGGTTCACGTACACACCGACGTATCGCTCGTTGCTCACAGAGTTTCTCAGGTGGGGACTGCAACAGGGCGATCCGGCAGCGATTTTTGATGTTGAAACTGGCGACATCGAGTGGATGACGGTCAATGCTGCTGAGAAAGCACAGGTGGGACACTATCACCTGTTGCAAAAAAATTATGACGAAGCACTGAAGTGGTACGAACAAGCGGCGGCGGAACTTCCTCCTGAAATTCCGCCCGAATCGGACTCGATGTTTCGGCCGTTTGTTGGACTACAGAATTTTGCGTTCTTTCATTACTACTGTCTCGACAAATTGGGCCGCACCGAGGAGGCGGCGGCGAAGTTGGCGGATTTTGAACGCACGTTTTTCCCGCCCCCTGCTGAAATCTCTGCAACAGCAACGCCCGAAGAGCAGCAACTGGTGGCGGATCAAAATCAGTGGTTGGAGGAACAGACGTCGATGCCGCGCTTGCTGCGCAATTTGTACATCGCCGAAGTCTTCTTGAGTCTAGAGGCCGCTGCTGACGCCGAAACGTTTTTCCGCGCCGCTCTGGAAACTGCTCCGCACAAAAATGCCGGGCTGGCCGATGCGATCGTGCTGTCGCAAATCTTGCTGGTGCGTCAAAAGACGGCGGAGTATGCTGACTTTGCCACAAACACCTTAGCTCCGCTGGTCCAACAGACGTTCCATTTTGAACAGTATGGCCCCGCGGCCGAAGACCGTGCCCTGATGCTATTGCCGGAGCATCTCGCGGTGACATCGCTCGTGCCGATGTTCTCTACTGAGTTTGTCGCAGGGCTGACCGCTGAACAGGTGGGCGCGCTCGTGCCCCAATGGGAAACGCTTCGCGAACAGTCTGATCACGACACGGCAAAAATGGGGTGCGACTTATTTCTAAAAGCGGCCTATCAACGATTGGACCGCCCCGCGGATCAGCGGCGCGTCGAACAGGATCTTGCGAAGAATCCCCAGCGGGAGAAATTGCTCCCCGAAGGTGGGATTGATGAACTCGTAAGCGAGTTCCGCAAAGTGATCGCTAGGCAAACCCCTTAAAATGTGTTGCGATGTTGCGTTTAGCGATGACTTCTATTGATTCGTGCTTTGACGCCTCTTGGTTTCGCGCGGCTCGGCGGGAGCCTCGCCCTCCCTGGACGTTCGATTTGATCGTGGACACGGGTGATTGACGGGTTGGTCTGGGTGGTTTAGATTGAGCTATCAGAATCACTCTATCCCTTTCTCGATGTTTTCACGGTGACGCTATGCTGGCCAAACGGATTATTCCCTGTCTCGACGTGCATGGCGGACGCGTGGTCAAAGGGACCAACTTTGTCAATCTGCGCGATGCGGGCGATCCTGTTGCCGTAGCGGCGCGGTATGAAGAGGAGGGGGCCGACGAGTTGGTGTTTTTGGATATCACCGCCAGCCACGAGGAACGCGATATTCTGGTCGATATCGTACAGCGGACTGCGGAGGTGATTTTCATGCCGTTGACCGTCGGCGGCGGAATTCGCAATTTGGACGACATTCGCACGCTGCTCAATGCGGGATGTGATAAAGTTTCGATCAATTCCATGGCGGTCAAAGATCCGGAATTCATTCGCCAAGCAGCTCGGCGATTCGGCAGCCAGTGCATTGTGGTGAACATTGATCCCAAGCGAGTCGATCGGGAGGGTGAGGAGTTTTGGGAAGTGTTCATCAACGGCGGACGCGTACCAACCGGCTTGCAGGCGGTCGAATGGGCGCGTGAAGTCGAGGCGCTTGGGGCGGGGGAAATCGTGTTGACGTCGATGGATGCCGACGGAACCAAGGATGGCTACGACTTGCCGATCACCCGAGCCGTAGCTGAAGCAGTGAAGATTCCGATTGTTGCCAGTGGGGGCGCGGGTTGTCCTGAACATCTTTTTCGTGCGGTAACCGACGGCAAAGCAGATGCGGCATTGGCGGCCAGTATCTTTCACTATGGGGAATATTCGATTCCGGAAACCAAGGCCTATTTGGCCGAACGTGGTGTTATTGTGCGGCCCAATCCGGTTTTGCCGGGTTAGAATCGCATCGCGAGCTGCCATTTGAGGCTGCGTGTCGGCGAGAAATCGTGGTCCTGGGAAATTCGCGCTAGCGAATCGCCGCTTGTGCACGTTAGAATATGAAGACCCGGTGTGCCCTGCCGGTTTCGTGGGCGCAGGTGCGGCGGGATGTTGTGTTTTTGAGTGATTTCGCAGTTGATTCGGAGCAAAGTTGATGGCGACCGCTACTGAAGCTACCACAGATTCATCAGATCCGGCGATGCCTTCGGTCACCGGTCCTGCCGGCGATTTAGAAGTCAATAAGCTTTTTCGTCAGTTGATCAAATTTGAGGGGTCGGACTTGCACCTCAAGGTGGGCAAGCCGCCGATCTTGCGGATCAAGGGAACGCTCCGCGAATTGCAGATGGACATTCTGACGAAGGAGAAGATGGAGCAACTCTGCTTCGCCATGATGGACGATCGGGCCAAGCGGATTTTCGACGTCGACGGCGGTGCGGACTTTGCCCATATCGTGGAATACGAAGGGGAAGACTGGCGTTTCCGTGTGAACCTGTTTATTCAAATGGGTCATGTGGGCATGGTTTCGCGGAAAGTCGAGCGGTTTATTCCCAACTTCGCGGGCTTGAACCTGCCCCCGATTATGGAAAAGCTGTGTCAATACGACCAAGGCATGGTGCTGCTGGCCGGTGTGACGGGAAGTGGCAAAAGTACGACGATCGCCTCGATGTTGGACTGGATCAACGAGCGGAAACGCAAACACATTTTAACGATCGAAGACCCGATCGAATTTGTGTATACGGAAAATAAAAGTTTGATCAACCAGCGCGAAGTGGGGATCGACGTCAAGGACTTTGAGATCGCCATGAAACATGCTGTCCGGCAAGATCCGGACATCATGCTAGTGGGCGAAATGCGGGACAAGGAAACTTTCTCGACCGCTATGCACGCGGCCGAAACGGGTCACTTGGTCTTTGGAACCATCCACGCCTCGACCGCTCCCAGTACCATTGGCCGGATTTTGGATCTATTTCCACAGGACATGCATACGGCCTTGCGTAGTAGTATGGGGTTCAACCTCAACGCGATCGTCGCTCAGAAGTTATTGCCGACCATTCGCGAGAATCCCAAGCGAGTCCCGACTGTGGAAATCATGACCATGAATCCCACAATTCGCAAATTGGTGATCGAAGAGATGGATGAAAAGCTGCCCGATGCCATCATCATCGGCCGTCAAGAAGGCATGCAGACCTTCAACGACAGTTTGAAATATTTCATCGACCATGAATTCATCAGCCGTGCCACCGCCTTTGAAGTCTCGCCCAACGTGGAACAATTGAAGATGATCCTCAAAGGCATCGAAGTCAAATCGCGGGGGATTTTGTAAGTTTCGTCACTTCACGGTGGGCGGTCCACGGTCGCCTCTCAAATCTATGCGCAGGATTCGTCGCCAACCTATCGCGGGAGCCATCGTGTTCAAATCCCTTTTCGTTAGCTGTCTCATCTGCATGGGGATGTGGGCCAGCCTACCTGCGGTCGCCCAGGCTGAGCCTGCCGATTCGTTCATTGCAACAGCCCCCATCGCTCCCGTCATTGCCCAGTTGCCCACGACGCCGACCAAACTGACCGGACCAACTGCCTATCCGGTCGTTCCCGGTCGACGGTTTTATCGCGGCAATAATCCCATTCGCCCGGAGGTCGGGGGATACCTCAACCTGCTGCGGCTGATTCCGATTGTAGGACTATTGGTCCTTTGGGTCTGGTCGACCTATTGGATCGACCAGGACAGTCGTGGATTGAAACTGGATGCCGCGCAGTGGAACGCGATTGCGCTCTTGTCCGGTGTGGCCGCCTTTTTGTTGGTCTTAGTGCTGCCGCATTTTGGGATCGGTTTTTTGGCGATGTCGCTGTTGTATGCGGTTCCGCTGGGGTTATACATCCGCGAACGCAATGGCCGCGTTCCGGAAAACTCAAAAGTGATGACGCCCCGCCACATTGAAAAAGTGGTCCGTCGGCAACTGGGGCGGCTCGGTATCGACATGGGCAACCGCAACACCCGCGAAGAATCGATCGGCCCGCCGATTGAATTCATGGGCAAATCGGTGTCCGGGTTGGGGGGAGACGAAGGTCGTTCCCGGCAGGTCGAAAACTCCAAAGGCTATTTGGCCGCCAAAGAGCTGGTCTACGACGCCATCTTGCGGCGCTCGACCGACATTCACCTGGAACCGATGAAAGATCAAGTCGCCACCCGGTATCGCGTCGACGGGGTCATGTACCCCGCTGAACCGTTCGATCGCGCGGTGGGCGATGCCGTGATTAACATCTTTAAGGTGTTGGGCGCCATGGATATCACCGAGCGTCGCCGCCCGCAAGACGGTAGTTTTTCCGCCGATTTAGAAGGGCGGCAAATTGACTTTCGTGTGGCAACACAAGGCACGCAAGCCGGCGAAAAGCTCAGTTTGCGGATTCTCGATCAAGCCAACTCCGTCAGTCAACTGGCCCATCTGGGACTACGCAAACAGGTCCAAAAAAGCCTCGCAAATATCATTCATCAACCGCACGGTTTGCTGCTGAGTTGCGGTCCCACGGGAGCAGGGAAGTCGACCACGCTGTTCGCTGCCCTGAACGAGATTGATTCCTATCAGCGAAACATCATCACCGTCGAGGACCCGGTGGAATACCGTTTGGAAAACGTCTCACAGATTGAGATTAACAGTAAATCGGGACAGAACTTCGCCACGTCCTTACGGAGCATCCTCAGGCAGGACCCCGATGTGTTGATGGTGGGGGAAATCCGTGATGGCGAAACGGCGAAAATCGCCTGCCAAGCAGCCAATACCGGGCACATGGTTTTTTCCACGATCCACGCCAACGATACCTTCACTGCGTTATTTCGACTGCTGGACTTGGGAGTGGAGCCGTTCGTTGTTTCGACGTCGATCACGGCGATCCTGGGGCAACGTCTCGTGCGGAAATTGTGCCCCGACTGCAAAGAAGCTTATAAGCCCAGCACAGAATTGCTCAAAAAAGCAAACCTGGCTCCCGGTAAAATCGAAGCCTTTTATCGCCCCCCCACAAATCCGCAATACGAATGCCCTTCGTGCAACGGCCTAGGATTTCGTGGCCGGATTGGGGTGTTCGAATTGTTGGTGATCACTGATCGCATCCGAGACATGATTCGCGAAAATCCTTCGATGTCCGCCATCAAAGCCGAGGCGCGCAAAGAGGGGATACTCTACATGCAGGAAGAAGGACTGCGACTGGTGGTCCATGGTGCAACCTCGATGCAAGAATTACTGCGCGTCATCAAATAGTCATTTCATCCACGCGTAGCTGTCGTCGCTCACAGCGGGCTGCGATACGATCGCTTAAACAGGCTGACCAATCGTCATGGAATTGTTGTTCAACGGACTACTGTTGTTGGTCTTCGGCATCGTCACTTGGTGCGTCGCCAGTGAAGGCGCCTGGGGCGCCGGCATTATCCTGCTGTGCGTCGTCTTTTCCGGACTGCTGGCGATGAACTTCTTCGAACCGCTGGCCATCGGCCTGGATGGCATGTTGCCGGCCGGTTATGCCGATATCGTGGCTCTGTGTCTGCTGTTTACCGGCTTTGTTTCGCTGCTGCGCGTGGCTACCGAATGGATTGCCCCCATCGATATCGAACTTCCCGCGCCAGTCTATCAAGCGGGGCGGTGGGGCTTCGCGGTCATCACCGGTTATGTGACGATGGCCTTTCTACTGACCGCCTTGCACACAGCGCCGTTGCCGCGGGAGTTTGCCGGATTCAAACCGGAGCGAAAAAACCTGCTCAATATGGCTGCCCCCGACCGTCAATGGTTGGGATTTACGCAATATGTCTCTGAGCACGCATTGCGTAACAGCGTCGCGGGTCGCCGCCGCGTGTTCGACGGCTTGGAATTACGCCGTTTCGGACGTCCCAACGATACCCTGTGGGCCGCATTTCCGATCCGCTATGCCACCCGCCGCGAACTGATTTCCGGCGCCGCGTCTAGCAGTTCATCGGGCAACACCCTGAGCGCCGGCGGCGGTTCAAGCGGGGGAGGCAGCAGTAGCGGCCCCCCCAAACGCGGCACCGGGATGTAAGTCACTGCGCCATCGCATTCACCCACCGCCGAAACCATGCTCAATGAATCGCGGCAGGTTTTTGTGTTTCGTACAGACCGGGAATGCAACATGGTTACTTCGGTGACGAGGTCTTGGTTTGCTGCTCCTTGCTAAGCATGGTTTCAAGCGTTGACTGATCGCCTTGAACCAAACGGCCTTTCGGATCAATCAACAGCATCGTCCCAAAATATTCCACTCCAAAACGTTTCATTGTCTCGTAGGAATTGTCCAACAGCACGGGAAACGGCAGAGCTTTTCCGTTCCAGACTGCCTTCACGATCGGTTTCATCAGGAGATCGAAATCGGCCATCGATTTCAACTTGCCTTCCATGTCGACGCAGATGGAAACGATTTCGAAGCGGTCACGTTGTTTTTGGTGGGCCTCGTAAAACTTGTGGAGTTTGGGAAGCGTTCTCCCCATACAAGGCGCGCATGATGGCGACCAGAAATAGACCAGCACCCATTTGCCGCGAAAATGTTCCGCCTGCGCGTCTTTGGGTATTCCCCGTGCATCGACAACATGCCAAGTGGGGCATTGCTGACCGTACTTTTGTGTGAAATCGTGCCATTCTCCTGCCTGTTTGGCTTTCTCGATCTCATTATTCCTCCTTGGTTTTGGAATAAGATCGAACACTCCACAGTCAAACTCACGCTGGTCTTCCGTCAGTTTGATCGCGTGGGGCTTGGCTAATTCCAGACCCGGCGGATCGAGACCGAAAACCTCGAACCCATACGCGCCAGGTGGAAACCAAAACTCAAAACGAGATTCCCTCGAAGAACACATACCGAGCGCAAAGTTCCCCAAGGGAGAATCTTCGTTGGATGGAATGCTAGCCCTGACCGAGAGTTCACGAACCTTCTCACCTGTCGCCGCCACGCGGACTCGACCATGCACACGGACCAACGGAACGAGTTGGCCTTCAATGCGAGACGGGAGATTGCGCTGATCAAAAGTAATCAGAGCGCCTCGTTTCCGCTCTTTGTCGACAGCCATGAGCTTGCATTCCCGAAAGGATCGCAATTCGATCGCAAAATTGCCATCCGCATCCGTTAGCGCGGGAGCAGCACCCCAGGGTTCCATTCTCCCTTCATTCATCGCGAGTTCCGGATGATCTTCGTCGTCTTTCATGAAGTGTTGGAGCTGTTTCAGAGTCACACCATTGGAACCCCAAACGGTAGCAACGGAGACATTTGCAACGGGACGCCCCGCTTGATCGACAATTCGGCCGCGCAAAATCCGCGTTTCCTCGGCACCACGAGCTTGCTGAACATCGACACACGCAAGGACCAGCAGACAGCCATATAACAATATGCGATACACTCGTTTCGACATTCTGCTCCTCCGGCGACAAGCTGATGGCGTTAATGCAAGTTCGTAGCGGAAGTCCATCAATTTCGAGTCGACAACACAGATGAACTGCGTTTGATCGACTTGCCGTTCTCGAATCGGCGTTTGTCTACAACGACGTGTGATATTTCGATATCGAACCTAGACATCGTTGCACAAATATCAACGAAAGTACAATTTTTCCGTCGCATTCACCCACCGCCGAAGACATGCTCGACAAATCGTGGCAGCAGTTGTTCGGTTTCCAACGTGTCGCGGCACAATTCGCCGAAATGTTCCGGCGGAATGTTTTCGATCCGTTCGACGTATTCCGGATAGGTTTTGACGCGGGCCAACAGGTCGTTGCGATTCAGTTCCGGGTGAAACTGCGTGCAATAAATCGGCGCATCCGCAAAACAGTATGCCTGATTCTCCACCCGCCTGGATGAGGCCAACAGCACGGCGTTTGCGGGCAAACGCGTCACACAATCTTCGTGCCCCATCTGGCCATAGAATGTTTCCCCCAGCGGACCAAAAATCGGATCGGCCCGGCCTGCTGCGGTCAATGTTAGGGTGTGCGTACCGACCTCGGCCCGCTGCAGGTCCTTGATCACTTCTCCCCCCATAGCACGAGCCATGGCCTGAAATCCCCAACAGGAGGCGAAGGTCGGCTTGCCCGCGGCATGCAATTGGCGGAGATAATCCAAGGCCCGCATCAGCCATTCCCCTTCGCCGGCGGCCGAATAATGCCCGCTACCCCCCAACAGAACCATATCCGCTTGCTCGGTGGTTGAAGGCGACGGACGGCTGTTGAGCATGTCGTGCACGGAAATCCGTTCCGGTGAGACCCCCAGGACCCGCGAAAAACTTTCGACTTCGTGGGTCTGCATCGGATCATTCGCATTCCGGACCTGGAGCAACAGATAGCGAAGGTTTTCGGCAAGGTTCATAGAATGATCAGTCGGTGGAACGGGGCAAGATAGCCTTACAAATGAAGCGCCCAGCTTAGAAAGCCCCACCCAGTTGTTCAACCGGTCCCGGGTGGCACGAAGGGCAGGGCGGACGCGAAATCGGAACAATCGGTCCCCCCGGAAGTCGCGATTCCCAAAACCAGGTCTACCAACCGGTTCGCTGACTTGACGATCAAGTCAAAGGCCATATATTAGGAACACGCCCAGCCGAAGTGGCGGAATTGGCAGACGCGCTGGATTCAAAATCCAGTGAGGGTAAACCTCGTGTGGGTTCAAGTCCCACCTTCGGCACTCTACAAATCAACCCCAACGAACCCCATAGGCCCCCAAGAGACGGGACCGAAGGGGTTCGTTGGGGTTTTTGTGTTTCTCGGAGCCCGCAGGCCCAAAACCCAACGGACCCCAGTTCGCGTTGCAACCAGCGTTGCAACGAATTACACGAGTTTCCGCGCCGTCGCCGGGCAAACATACAAGTGGAGACGTGGCATCGGTCCCGCAGTGCTCTTTCACCGGGGGGGACGCGCGTGCGACTCTCTCTCGCATTGATAATATGATGTCGAAATCATAAGCAGGCAAAACGTCCCAATTTGAAATCACCTTCATCGCTCGCTACCATGATCTCCACCGACTGTGCCCCCAAACGATTTTCAGGTGAACCTCGTTCTGGCGTTCGACTTGAGTGCGTCATTGTTTTTGAACCACGCGAGCGTCTTGATTCCACCATCTACGAGGCCAGTGATGAACATGTTGCACTTGGTGTGGATGACACTCCCCTCCGGAGATGCACCCGGGCGTGGGGATCGTATCCGCCAAGCACTGCACAAGTTCGGTGTCGAGACGCAGACGGCGGTAGCCCTTGTCAATGACGGCGCCGACGGCGTGTCGCTATGCGAGACGGACGCCACCCTCGTCGACGCAGTTCGTTCGCTTGACAAAGGGGGCGGCGGTGAGGATGTCGGTTGGCGAGCGCGAGCAGGAGAAGCGAGCTTGGCTATCGGGCCCTTCACCTTCGGGCAACGTCGGGGGTTGTTGTTGCGGTTCCAGCAAAGTGATTTTGAGGAGCTCGACAGCGCCGTTCGCGGAGGACGGCTGCTCGACCTGATTGCAGCGGTCCAGGAGGTCTGCGGAGCACGGGAGGTGATCTGGGCACGCGACATGAACGTTGCAGATCTCATCGAGATGCTCGAGGCCGACGGAACCGAGATTTATCCTGGTGACCTCGAGCATGTCGCGGCAGTAGCGGAGGTTGGTGAGGACCTGACGGAATTCATGGAGATTGTCGGCTCCACAATATCGGCGGGCAGCCTATCATTTGTGGCACGTAGATGGGCAAAGCCTAATCGGTGATGGAAAAATGAACTCGCCGCGAAACGTCTTGTAAGCACGACCTGCTCCCTTTGTTTCGGAGTCATGTTCCGCAGAGGCTCAATGACGCGGGCGATGGCAAGGCGTTTCCGTTCCAGAGGTGTGCTTTGACCTCAATCGAGCGATAGTTCGACTGATTCCAATTCCAGTCTGCCCTCGGAAGAGATCACGTAAACTGTGGTGAGTCTCATCAGCGTTGGCTATT from Symmachiella dynata encodes:
- a CDS encoding adenosylmethionine--8-amino-7-oxononanoate transaminase: MPTPAWQHTGYQHIWMPYTQMQTAPLPVPVVGTDGVRLILADGRRVIDGLASWWSACHGYRHPHIEAAVERQLKTMPHVMFGGINHEPALRLAQRLAALLPGDLNRVFFSESGSVSVEVAMKMAAQYWLNRGVRGRTKFVSFLHAYHGDTITAMSVCDPVNGMHAHFRGFLPEQFNTDLPVDEESTAALDRLLGEHRDEIAAVILEPIVQGAGGMRFHPPETVTTIRRLCDAHDMLLIADEIATGFARTGTMFACEQADVVPDIMCVSKALTGGTMPMAATAATDRVFEAFLSDDPAHALMHGPTFMANPLACAAAHASLDLFEREPRLEQARAIETAIAEQLAPCRELPGVVDIRAKGAIGVIQVDQLRHVGWLRERFLEEGVWIRPFGDAIYITPSLVISPEDLSTLCAAMVMVVTQWSELGE
- a CDS encoding DNA-3-methyladenine glycosylase family protein, translating into MSFPEPQLKQARLHLRRVDPVMRSLIDAVGPPVLKLRPQRFQMLVRSIIAQQISTMAARSIRRRFDQLVGPGTTTAEKVARLSPAEMRTAGISLQKAMYLHDLAAKVLDGTVRLRTVGRMSDDEVIAELVQVKGIGIWTSQMFLMFCLGRPDVFPHGDLGIRNAMKSLYRLEDLPDRTTSEELSAPWRPHATIASWYLWRSHDLKTGAADGPDIFPC
- a CDS encoding TolB family protein, whose product is MRRHLSLLTLTGWLVLPFLMGGCSEQVREDRTITFSDNGKAAGFQHGGEGVFVTNSQTGALEKVFQPDEFTLATSTPLWAPDNKRMLFTTAVERQTDPDAPPPGPVAAIPWDIAPEGRAFLKQPIRYTCWLRTETADADTSKPVALFEADCLHTGYVAANLAVRWHPGGQKVLYVKQVDEHHHGVYEFDLETRASRRVFPHAASAVIFDYSPDGKYLVCLAAANEEPPSRHGMWISETDGANWWRVPQTAIGEDQDGLVSIEKLRAARPAWSRQAAQFAFITSSTPDENQTEYVLYVGNAESREVRPLLTDSKRLAQLHWAPDGKRLGIVTGEKSPSLQFVALDGTRSMPINVRPVRKFAGWNAAGDQLAYVAPEAFSRTLGDSYWAMAFFPQPLARDVIYVAPGNGSATGDAVFSGMRVTFPHWSPTEEKLSVWFTYTPTYRSLLTEFLRWGLQQGDPAAIFDVETGDIEWMTVNAAEKAQVGHYHLLQKNYDEALKWYEQAAAELPPEIPPESDSMFRPFVGLQNFAFFHYYCLDKLGRTEEAAAKLADFERTFFPPPAEISATATPEEQQLVADQNQWLEEQTSMPRLLRNLYIAEVFLSLEAAADAETFFRAALETAPHKNAGLADAIVLSQILLVRQKTAEYADFATNTLAPLVQQTFHFEQYGPAAEDRALMLLPEHLAVTSLVPMFSTEFVAGLTAEQVGALVPQWETLREQSDHDTAKMGCDLFLKAAYQRLDRPADQRRVEQDLAKNPQREKLLPEGGIDELVSEFRKVIARQTP
- the hisF gene encoding imidazole glycerol phosphate synthase subunit HisF, which codes for MLAKRIIPCLDVHGGRVVKGTNFVNLRDAGDPVAVAARYEEEGADELVFLDITASHEERDILVDIVQRTAEVIFMPLTVGGGIRNLDDIRTLLNAGCDKVSINSMAVKDPEFIRQAARRFGSQCIVVNIDPKRVDREGEEFWEVFINGGRVPTGLQAVEWAREVEALGAGEIVLTSMDADGTKDGYDLPITRAVAEAVKIPIVASGGAGCPEHLFRAVTDGKADAALAASIFHYGEYSIPETKAYLAERGVIVRPNPVLPG
- a CDS encoding PilT/PilU family type 4a pilus ATPase — encoded protein: MPSVTGPAGDLEVNKLFRQLIKFEGSDLHLKVGKPPILRIKGTLRELQMDILTKEKMEQLCFAMMDDRAKRIFDVDGGADFAHIVEYEGEDWRFRVNLFIQMGHVGMVSRKVERFIPNFAGLNLPPIMEKLCQYDQGMVLLAGVTGSGKSTTIASMLDWINERKRKHILTIEDPIEFVYTENKSLINQREVGIDVKDFEIAMKHAVRQDPDIMLVGEMRDKETFSTAMHAAETGHLVFGTIHASTAPSTIGRILDLFPQDMHTALRSSMGFNLNAIVAQKLLPTIRENPKRVPTVEIMTMNPTIRKLVIEEMDEKLPDAIIIGRQEGMQTFNDSLKYFIDHEFISRATAFEVSPNVEQLKMILKGIEVKSRGIL